The Alkalihalobacillus sp. TS-13 genomic interval CCATTTCTTCACCCGAGGTTATGACAACCATACATGGAAACGGCCAAACTTCCCCGATTTCGTAGATTTCTTCCAGGTCCCCTTGTAACCTTGCAATACGATCATAAGGTTCAAATAAAAAGGCAGCATCTACTTTTCCAGATTGTAACGATTGGACAGCGACTGTAGGTGACACATAATTCATGTTCACGTCACTCCGCTTTAAACCAGCTTCCTTGAACGTGACGCCGTTCAAAACAATATCAGCCGTACTTCCTTGTTTTTGAGACGCAAGGCTTTTTCCTTTTAAATCTTCAACAGATTTGATCCCACTGTCTTCGCGAGCTAAAATACTGTGATATCCCATTTGCGCCCCGCCAACAATCTTTAGATCCGCCCCTTTTGATGCCCAGGAGACAGCATTAGTTGCACCAAGGACACCAGCATCTAGTTCCCCATTAACGATCCCTTTTATTAGATCTGTACCGCTTCCAAAAAGCTTCAGTTCAACGTCTAAACCGTGCTTTTCATACAACTCTGCATCTTCTGCAAGCATTGCAGGTGCATCGTCCATAACATTGACATAACCGATTGTTAACTTATTAGAATCCTTCCCACCGTTGCTTTTATCGGTGTTCCCGCAGGCTGCAGTAACCACCAGTAGCAAAACCAATGGAATGCTTAACAACATCTTTAAAAATTTCAATATCATTCCTCCCCTTTCAATTCCGAGTAAAAAGATAGGAATATTATATGTTTAACGATCGTCCAAAGTCAATGGGTATTTTGAAATATCAGTATATTCTTTTAGGAGACGTTGTTTTTGGGGAACGTGTATATGTATATCTTTTCGTTTTTATCAACATTTGACTTTTTTCGACAACATGACGAACTGCGCTTATGAGCATGGTGATTCGATTGAAATTGATATGAGAAAGTTATTTTCATGATTCTGGGCGTAGTGGGTACCATAAAACGTGAGGTGATAACATGAGCCGTGAAAGTCGTGTAATGTGGTTCGGTTCCATATTTGGAGGATTGATTTTTGTCTTGTTCAGTGCCATTGGGATCACTCAATTTTATCGAAATGTGGATCCAAATAAAGGCAAGGAGGATCAAGAATCAAAAGATACATCCAAAAAATAAGGATGACTAAAGGGAAAGGCAAAACTACTTTCCCATTTTTTGTTTCAGCATTTTGATTTCTTCTTCATGGGATATGCCTGAATCAGAAGGAGTTTCTAGAATATATGGAACCTCCGATAGGTAACGCGTTTCAAATAAGTGTTCGAAATATCTTTCTTCAATATAACCTCCTTTTAAAATATTTGCATGCCGATCTTTACCTGAACTTAATGGATATTTGGAATTATTCAAATGAACGACCTCGAGATCTTGTAAATAGCCCAGTTCCATAGCCTTTTCCCAAAGCTCCTCATTGTTTTCCCCGCTCCAAAGACCGCTTGAAAAAGCGTGGCACGTATCGAAACAAAACCCGATCTTTTCTGGAAAACTCGTGAGTTTTTTTACTTGAACAAGCTCCTCGAATGTTGTACCCATCGCACCGGGTATTCCCGCATTATTTTCAAGCAGGATTTTACATTCTCCATCCCACTGTTCAAGGATTGTGTTCAGCATATCGATCATCAAATGGTAACTAACAAGTGGATCTGTTTCACTGATTCGGCTGCCAAAATGAACGACAACTCCAATAGACCCGCACGAATTTGCAATTTCTAAATCATTCAATACCGAATCGATGACATGTTCTTTTTTTTCAGATGGAGGGGTTAAGCTAGTTGGATATGGAGTATGCGCCACAGATTCTAGGGAATGTTCCTGACAAAATGCCTTACAACGTTTTGCATCTTCCCGATCAAATTCCTTTACGGATAAGCTTCTAGGGTTTTTAGGGAAATATTGTAAGGCCTGCGCGCCGATTTTCAAGGCATGTTTTGCGGCACCCATATAGCCCTCTCTAATACTCACATGGCAGCCAAGTTTCATAGCTTCCTCCAGCTCCTTTGTGGAATTGATGATTCAGGTCTCAAACCAGCCTTCTTTTTGTTTTATTTCTTACCCAAACCCGGTAAATTAGAAAAACGATAAACAGAAAAAGGACATAAGCGCTCAATCCAGCAACTGTGTACCTCCAGGAGGAGAAAATGTGATCTCCACCATACGCAAAAATGAACATAGGAGGTAGTTTTCCGATTGCAGAAGCAGAAAGGTAAATCCAAAAAGAAATTTTCGTCAAACCTGAATAGATATTCACAACCGGCGGTGGAATGACCGGAACTAACCTTGAAAAAAGAATTGCGATGAAAGCATTCTTTTCAATCATATAATTGAATCTATGTATGCCTCTGAATTGCTTGATGTAATTCCCAAAAAATCCAGCGAACATGTGCCTGGCTAGCAAAAAGTAAATGATTGATGCTGTTACTCCTCCCCACCAGTTGATCAAAAGCCCGGTAAACGTACCGTATTTCACTCCCATTAAGCCGGCGAATACCGTGAACGGCACGACGGGTACAGTGGCAATAAAAGCAGAAAGCAAAAACATGTATGGCAAATCGGTCAGGTCACTATCCTGAATCCATTCCCATAAGAATTCTTTATTTAAATAAACGATTATAACCACGATCAGATAAACAACAAGGATCCACCATTTTTTCATAACAAAAACTCCAAGTCCTGATTTGATCTTTCTTTTTCCAATGCAGTTGATTCAGAATAGTTCAGGGTCCTGTCAGTCATCATAAGAACAAGGAGATGATCGACAAATGCCAAGGAAAACTCAAGCACATCAAAATTCATCCACTCATGCTGATGGAAAAAGAGAAAGTATCATTAACGATTCTGCACGAAAAGGCGGCCAAATGGGGATTTATGTTGCCCCAGAAAATCAACAAGAACAAAATCCTTTCCACCTCTCACAATCACGGCCGAATGAAGACATGAAAGAGTTTGAAAAGTTGATGAGAGATGATGATATCAAATAAGAGTAACGCAAATATTGGAAAGGGTTGATCCAGCAACTATTGGGTCAACCCTTTGTCTTTCAAGAATTATTGTTAGATTGTGAAATTTCCTTTTCAGCAAAATACTCATTTGCGGATTCCAATTCCTTATGTTCATCAATAGAATCTCCCGGAAACCTCTCCTCCGAGTCCAAGGGGCGGTCAGACTCCAGTCCTGTACGAATACTTAGTTGACCACTGCTATTTTCATGATTTGAATTCTTTTCAGGATCCTTTTTCAATTTACTCACCTCATAATTAGCTTGTGTATTCCTTCAATATTAATTCTTGGTCTAATGATTGAAACGTTATTTTCAACCTTTTGTTTTCGTAAAGGAACTATTCATTTAATTTCACTCTTTGATCGTAACTTTTGATAAATTTAAAAAACAGGATATAACCACTTAAGATAATCAAGTACACAGGGATAGAATCCTCGAGTTTCCAACCTTTATAGGTAAATACATGAACTTAACGACCAAGGTCATGAAAAAATCACCTGCTATCAAATCATTTCCCTTTAAATTACCCAAAGTTATTACTTTATATAAAAGCTTGTTATACTTTTTGTTGATTTTTGCGAAATACACTCCCTTTCCGCGGGATAAAGAAAAGCGGTAGCGACACAGTTAGGCACGTAGCTCACTGGAAAACTGACGAGTAGGCTCGAACCAAACAAAGACTTGGTTCTGCGTAAATACCCTTAACCATCCAAAATTCATTCCAAATGAAAGAACACCATATTTTGTCGTTGATTGGACAAAAATGGTGCTTCTCCTAATGATATTTATTGAAACTTGTCTGCATCGAAGTTCTGGAAGACGTGTTTTTCATACATCGGGAATACATCTTCACCTGTCAGATGATTGATGATGACTTTGTTCCGATGGACCGCTAATCCTAAGTTCGTCGAGCCTACACCATGTGAATGGGAAATTCCGCTATGGACATAGATTTGATTAGGGATCGAGAGACGAAGACGATAATCTGACTCGACTTTATATCTCCCCTGGTCATCCCATGAAATATAGGGTTTCAAACCATTGATGAAGGCTGGCACGTTCGGTCGATACCCCGTTCCGATAATGACGACTTCACTTTCAATTGTGAAATCTTTCCCCTGTTGCCATTGATGACATTGAAGCTCGTACTTCCCGTCTTTTTCTTCTATTCCATTTACTTCAGTCAAGGCCTGGATGCCAACTTTCATTTTCCTTCGTGAAACGGTATTTTCATAAAGCAGATTATAGATATCTGTCACGGTATGTGAACTGATCCCCTTATACAATAAATCTTGTGAGCCGAAGATTTCATCCTTTTTCTCCTGAGGGAATTCATAGAAATAATTCACGTAATCTGGAGAGAACTGCTCTACACTCAATTTCGATTCTTCCATCGTCAAAAAGCTTTGTGAGCGTGTAATCCAATTTAAACGATACTCATGTTCCATGTGGTCTTTCAATAGCTCCCTGAATACTTCAGCAGCACTTTGTCCTGATCCGATGACAGTAATCGAATTCGCTTCTCTGCATCGATCCTGGCGACTGAGATATTGGGCCGTGTGAAAAACATCCTGTTCTGGATACCCGCGAAAAGCCTTCGGAATCGCAGGGATACCACCTGTACCTAGAACAAGGTTTTTACTTTTATAAACTGTTGTTTCTTCTGTATGTACATCCAATACAGTAACCAAATACAACTCTTCATTATCATCATAATCCAATTCAATAACTTTCTTTCCAAATCGGCAATTTTTCAATTCATTCGCAACCCATTGGCAATAATCGTTATATTCTCTTCTCGGGATGTCTAATCGTTGTAAAAAATAAAATGGATACAAGCGATTTTCTTTCGATAAATAATTCAAGAAGCTGTATCGGCTTGTCGGATCAGCTAAAGTCACAAGATCAGCCATGAACGGAACTTGAAGTCTCGTCCCCACAATCAACATTCCTGGATGCCAATCGAACTGCGGCTTTTGCTCGAAAAAAAGCGCATCAACTTCAGTTCGATCATCTATTAATGCTGCAAGGCTTAAGTTGAAAGGTCCTATCCCTACTCCTAATAAATCATATACATGGTCATTCATCAGTACTACCACCTCTATTTAAAATCTTGTTCTATTATAAGGGAAAGCTATGTTAAATAATACCGCTGATTTCTCAATAAGTTTGATTGAAGCGAAAATTGCGACACTCCTGCGGGAAGGTCGATCCAGGCGAGACCCCGCAGTTTTTTAAAAGGATCTTCGACTAAAAGCCACCACATCCTGTACAAGTGAGGAGGCTTCCGGATCGCCTGCAGAGCAGAAGAAAGAATACACCAACCACCTTATAGCAGTGGTTTTATTAAGTTGCGCCAAACATAGCGGTTCTAAACCAGATATCCATTCTAAAAATTCTTATCAACAAGAAAAACCCACGAAGAATTGAAGATTCTTCGTAGGTTTGCGTGACCATAATTTGTAGGCATTCTTAGCGGACATCAGAGACGCTATTTGTGTCGAAAAGAGGTATTTCAGAAATTTACCGGACACCAGGGCCGTTATTTGTAGAAAATGCAGCTGTTTTCTACTGAAAATCAGAGAATAAGGTCTCTGGTGTCCGGTAGTTTACAAAAACAGGGTTATTTTGCACAAATAAGATCTCCTGTGTCCGTTAACATCATGTCGACTTATTTTGTCAGTTCATCCAATGCCTCTGTCAGTGTCTGGACGATGAAGTCCAAGTCACTTTCTTCAAGGTTCAACGGTGGCGACAAACTCAATACGTTGTTGTAGCCAGCGACGGTCACACCGTTTTTCCCGATTAGCAGTTTATTCTTCTTACAAGTTGCCATTACCTCATTCAACTTGCTCGTTTCCAGAGGTTCTTTCGTCGACTTATCCTTTACAAGCTCAATGCCGATCAAAAGACCTTTTCCACGTACATCCCCGACATACGGATTTTTTTGAAGTCGGGTCTGCAACTCATTCTTGAGGCGATCCCCTAATTCCTTTGAACGATCGAAGAGCTTTTCATCTTCCATGATTTCAAGGTTCTTCAGTGCCACGGCGCAAGATGCAGGGCTTCCTCCGAACGTATTGACGTGACGGAAGAAATCATACTCTTCACTGCCTTTAAATTCTTCATAGATTTCTTTTTTCACTGCAGTAGCAGACAAAGGCAGATAGGCTGATGTAATACCTTTAGCCATCGTGACAATATCGGGCTTGACATCATAATTCTGGAATCCAAATGGTTTACCTGTCCTTCCGAAGCCGCAGATAACTTCATCAACAATCAATAACGCGCCATGCTTTTCACAAATTTCTTTGACGGCTTTCATATAGCCATCAGGAGGCATGAGTATTCCTCCACCTGTGATGATCGGCTCCATGATCATTGCAGCGACCGTTTCGCTCAACTCCCAGGTCATTGCCCGGTCGACTTCCTGAACACAAGCGATGTCATGTGCATTCTCTACATCCGCATCTTTCATCCTGTATGTGTCGGGCGGGGATACATGTAGAAAGCCGGATGCTAAAGGTTCATATTTATACTTTCGTTGTGCTTGACCGGTTGCAGCAAGGGAACCCATCGTATTTCCATGGTAGGCGCGATAACGGGAAACGATTTTATAGCGATTATGATCACCTCGTTGTTGGTGATACTGTCTTGCGATCTTGAATGCTGTTTCATTCGCTTCTGAACCACTATTGGAAAAGAAGATGACATAGTCACCGCCAAGCATCTCATTCAGCTTCTCGGCAAGTTTGATTGCAGGCTGATGGCTGTGAGTCAACGGGAAGTATGCCATTTCTTTCAGCTGTTCGTAAGCGGCTTCTGCAAGCTCTTCCCTGCCATATCCGACATTTACACACCACAATCCAGCCATAGCATCCAGGTATTTCTCATCATTGTGATCCGTTACCCATGCTCCCTTCGAACTTGATACAACCATCGTTGCATTCGGATTATAAGGCTTCATCGAATGCCATACGTACTGGTCATCCTTCTTCAGAATATCCTGCGATTGATCAACTTGATGGACCATCATTCTTCCTCCTTTTTTTAGTAGTCAAAGCGTGAAGTGATCATTTTTTTCCGAGTATAGAAGTTGATTCCGTCTTTACCGTTGACATGGAGATCACCGTAGAATGAATCTTTCCAACCGGAGAATGGGAAGAAAGCCATTGTGGCCGGTACTCCTACGTTAATCCCGAGCATACCTGCATCTGCTTCTTCCCTGAACTGGCGAACGGCTTGCGCGTTTTTCGTATATAGGGTCGCGCCATTTCCATAACGAGACTTTCTGATGTATTCCAATCCCTCATCCAAATTTTCCGCTCGAAGCAGACTCAAGACAGGCGCGAAGATCTCATCTTTCGCAATCGTCATGTCCGGAGTTACATGGTCAAAAAT includes:
- a CDS encoding ABC transporter substrate-binding protein, translated to MKFLKMLLSIPLVLLLVVTAACGNTDKSNGGKDSNKLTIGYVNVMDDAPAMLAEDAELYEKHGLDVELKLFGSGTDLIKGIVNGELDAGVLGATNAVSWASKGADLKIVGGAQMGYHSILAREDSGIKSVEDLKGKSLASQKQGSTADIVLNGVTFKEAGLKRSDVNMNYVSPTVAVQSLQSGKVDAAFLFEPYDRIARLQGDLEEIYEIGEVWPFPCMVVITSGEEMENNKENIHKVLDAQKEAIEMLESDPGKSAEYIYNRFSEGDTFESSDGEVAAVDVIEEAIKAQTFNWKLTPENVKQIQDVTDLMVEQGVMDEKFKVEEIIDLSWQKEQE
- a CDS encoding deoxyribonuclease IV, encoding MKLGCHVSIREGYMGAAKHALKIGAQALQYFPKNPRSLSVKEFDREDAKRCKAFCQEHSLESVAHTPYPTSLTPPSEKKEHVIDSVLNDLEIANSCGSIGVVVHFGSRISETDPLVSYHLMIDMLNTILEQWDGECKILLENNAGIPGAMGTTFEELVQVKKLTSFPEKIGFCFDTCHAFSSGLWSGENNEELWEKAMELGYLQDLEVVHLNNSKYPLSSGKDRHANILKGGYIEERYFEHLFETRYLSEVPYILETPSDSGISHEEEIKMLKQKMGK
- a CDS encoding TVP38/TMEM64 family protein; protein product: MKKWWILVVYLIVVIIVYLNKEFLWEWIQDSDLTDLPYMFLLSAFIATVPVVPFTVFAGLMGVKYGTFTGLLINWWGGVTASIIYFLLARHMFAGFFGNYIKQFRGIHRFNYMIEKNAFIAILFSRLVPVIPPPVVNIYSGLTKISFWIYLSASAIGKLPPMFIFAYGGDHIFSSWRYTVAGLSAYVLFLFIVFLIYRVWVRNKTKRRLV
- a CDS encoding lysine N(6)-hydroxylase/L-ornithine N(5)-oxygenase family protein, which encodes MNDHVYDLLGVGIGPFNLSLAALIDDRTEVDALFFEQKPQFDWHPGMLIVGTRLQVPFMADLVTLADPTSRYSFLNYLSKENRLYPFYFLQRLDIPRREYNDYCQWVANELKNCRFGKKVIELDYDDNEELYLVTVLDVHTEETTVYKSKNLVLGTGGIPAIPKAFRGYPEQDVFHTAQYLSRQDRCREANSITVIGSGQSAAEVFRELLKDHMEHEYRLNWITRSQSFLTMEESKLSVEQFSPDYVNYFYEFPQEKKDEIFGSQDLLYKGISSHTVTDIYNLLYENTVSRRKMKVGIQALTEVNGIEEKDGKYELQCHQWQQGKDFTIESEVVIIGTGYRPNVPAFINGLKPYISWDDQGRYKVESDYRLRLSIPNQIYVHSGISHSHGVGSTNLGLAVHRNKVIINHLTGEDVFPMYEKHVFQNFDADKFQ
- a CDS encoding aspartate aminotransferase family protein, producing the protein MVHQVDQSQDILKKDDQYVWHSMKPYNPNATMVVSSSKGAWVTDHNDEKYLDAMAGLWCVNVGYGREELAEAAYEQLKEMAYFPLTHSHQPAIKLAEKLNEMLGGDYVIFFSNSGSEANETAFKIARQYHQQRGDHNRYKIVSRYRAYHGNTMGSLAATGQAQRKYKYEPLASGFLHVSPPDTYRMKDADVENAHDIACVQEVDRAMTWELSETVAAMIMEPIITGGGILMPPDGYMKAVKEICEKHGALLIVDEVICGFGRTGKPFGFQNYDVKPDIVTMAKGITSAYLPLSATAVKKEIYEEFKGSEEYDFFRHVNTFGGSPASCAVALKNLEIMEDEKLFDRSKELGDRLKNELQTRLQKNPYVGDVRGKGLLIGIELVKDKSTKEPLETSKLNEVMATCKKNKLLIGKNGVTVAGYNNVLSLSPPLNLEESDLDFIVQTLTEALDELTK